DNA sequence from the Strigops habroptila isolate Jane chromosome 4, bStrHab1.2.pri, whole genome shotgun sequence genome:
ATCCCTCATCCCCTAGATCATTTAGATATTTTACAGTATGTTACAGCCAAATCGTGGTAGTGACATAAGGagctttaatatattttcattgtCCTTTGGTGATCCTCAGTCATCTATGATGCTAAGAATGAATTGCAGCCAGATCTGAAGACTGAATCAAAGAGCATCTCTTATCCCCCCTCGGATTTTCGGTGATCTTTGATAGCTTAGGAAGCTGGGTCACAGCTGGATGGCAGTAAGGAGAAATTGAGATGGGAGTAGTGGAGGTAAAACAAGGAGTGAGAAcgctgaaaagaagaaatggtgTTGGAAGAACAAAGATTGACTCTCTGTTAATTCCCAGAGTCGCAGCTGGAGGCAGGATGCTGGTGAGTGTATAATGGCAGCTGGTTTTCCCTTGCTGTCTTTATTACAAAGATCTCATTCTTGCCTCTGTGAGACCCATTGAGATCCTGAACATGGCAAGTGCAGGAGAACCAACCAGTGTTGTCAACTGGCAGCTTGGAGCAGGACATGAAAACTTTCCTGCTTAGAGCTGGATTATTCAAGTAGTCTCCATGACGTCTTCTCTTGGGCTGAATCATCTgctgaggggaaaagaaacagagccaCAGATTTTATGTCAGAAGAAGCTTTGAAGGTACTTCCAAGGGTTATTGTATAATTTAAGGGAAGATCTGTTCATAAGGTGTTAACAACCCTTCTACCTTCTGGTCCTGCTGAAATCAGAAGAGGTATATGAGGAAAACAAGACTGCAGTTTGTTCTTGTTTGTACTAGTTTGGAACAAGGCTTGCAGACAAAACTCAATGATGCTTTTGGCTATTGTTGAGATCCCCTAAAACAAGTTTCCAAAGGTTTAACTTGTGCAGGAAGAAAGAGTTTGGTAGTTTTTAACGTGGtgtataagaaaaagaaaactgaccAGTGCCCCCTTTATTCATGATGAAAAGTCAAAGTGAAAATATCAACTAGATTTAGgacaatgattttttttgtgtgatagataacaaaaaaatcctagaaattgaaataattaCTGCACCATTCTGAATATAACGGTTAAATTTTAAATGATGCTAAATATTAACGTTTTTCATAGTGATGTTTGTGAGATGGTCAGCAGTCAACGTACGAAGCAAATCAATTTTTGCTGAGATGGAGAGAGAACCTTTTCTTTCATGGACAACAGTGCAAGTGTGTAGAAGCAGGGAAGCCTTATTGGATTCATTAGCTGTGCCATTGCCGAAGGCAGggaaataaaagatgttttgcAGACAGAGAATTCCAAGCTAGAAAGAGGTGATGTAGCGATCAGGTTATGTTCAGAACAAGAAGGGATGCAGTGTGGTGGTTCTTTGTTTCTATGGTTACATTCAACTGGAATTGCTGTAACTAGGTCAGATCGGAAGGtgtgaatgaaaacaaagacatttggAATCAGTAATGAGAGTTCAGAGAGAAGGCTGTGGCTACTAAGGAAAGCAAGAAGGGAGCAGAACGTGGAGGGAGGCATTTTAATGTACATTTGTAATATATATGGATGAAGTCTCACACAGATGGATCTATTTTAGCACCATTCACTCTTCTAGGATTATTCAGTAGCCTGTTGTATGAAAAATCAGCTGCAGAGCACCACCAAGCAAGTGTATTATATGATATACCTGTGGTGACACCTTTCCTCCCTCTGGCTGCAAATGGAGCTGTaggagcagaagcagccctGGAAGCTGAAAGGGAGAGGCAGAACAGATggaagagtgtgtgtgtgtgatttacTCTAAAGAGGAGATGAAACCAAGGGCAGGGAAGATGAGGCATCTTCAGCCCAGAAGTAAGGAGAAACAGGTTGTGAAAGTGATCTAAAAAGAAGCAAACTGAGCATGAATTGTGCTGCAGAGTCTATGCATTGCTCCTCTGTTGATGGCTCCAGtccttggcttttcttctttctccaaatCCTATATTGAGTTCATGATAGAGTTTTCCAGGCTGTGTCTTTACCTGGCACATAACACTGACCACCAAGCCTCTGTCCATTCCAACTGCCAAGTCATCTAGGACCAGCCACTCGTTATTTTGATCccttttccatgtttcttaCCTCCTTATTTCTTACGTGAAACTACCTGATGTTCTTGCCAGCCTGCCCATCTTTCTTACCCTCCAGCACTCCCCCACCCCGTTTGATACAATCAGTAAATGGATATAAAGGTGCATTTATCCCATTTCCCTGGTTGGAAGTGAAGGCATTGTAACAGCCCTGGCACCAGCACCGACACCGTTAGGAATGCACCTTGTAATGGGCTACTTTTTGAGGAAGAGAAGATGATGAGGTCTATAGGATGCCCTCAGGTTCAAATCATTCCCTCCAGTACCTATGGCTGCATCAACACTATATTACAGCCtgtaattatagaatcatagaatggtttgggttggaaaggaccttaagtccagttccaaccccctgccccgggcagggacaccttccactagagcaggttgctccaagcccatgtccaacctgaccttgaacactgccagggatggggcagccacagcttctctgggcaccctgtgccagcgcctcagcaccctcacagggaacaacttcttccttatatctaacctaaatcccccctgtttcagtttgaacccatcaccccttgtcctaaaCCTCCAGTCCCTAATAAATAGTCCCTCTCCACCATCCTTGTAGACACCCGTCAGACACTGGAAAGCTGCAGACTGGCAGCCGGGCAGCTGCCTGTTGCGGGGGACCGAAGTTTCCCCCTTTTCCATGGTTTCCATCACCAAGCTCCCCGCTCCCTCCATCTCCGGTCGCTGCAACCTCGCAGCACCGCGGGGCTAACTGTGAGCCCTGCCTCAACCCTCAGCCGGCCGCTGCCAGAGCCCTCCTCAGCCAGGGGGGCGGGCACAAGGCAGGCGGGGTCCAATGGGATCGGGCGAATCAAGGGGAGGCGGGGATTGAGGGCGTGGGGGGCCAATGGGAGGCGGGCCAGCGGGCCGGTGTTCAAGAGGAGGTTGGGAGGGAGCGCGGAGGGGGGACCTGGGTGGCGTTggcggggccgggccgagcGGAGCCGAACCGGCCCGAGCGGGGCCGAGCCCACCAGAAGCATGGAGGACCCCGCGGCGGCCCCGGCGTTGCGGCGCTTCACCTGGGAGGAGATCGGGGAGCGCAACGGCCGCGGGCAGGCGCCGCAGGAGCGATGGCTGGTGATCGAGAGGAAGGTGTACGACATCAGCCACTTCTGCCGGAGGCACCCGGGTGGCTCCCGGGTCATCAGTCACTACGCTGGGCAGGACGCCACGGTGAGGgccgggagggggggggagcggcggcggggcgtCCGTGCCCTGGCTCTTGCAGGGCATCCcggggagggaagaggaggaggaagaggaaggggcaAAAGTGCCTCCGCCGTGCTGCAGGCAGCGGGGGACACGCGTGGCGGAGGGTCCCCGGGATCGAAACCCGGCGGCGGAACGGGGCGAGCCGGGCAGTGGCCGTGATCGCCACCCATAGCTTCGGTGTGCGGAGCTCCATACCGAGCCGTTTCTGGCTGGTTTTACACGGTAACATTGATGAAGAGAGTAACTAAACCCTGCGCGAATAGGCTGTCTGCAACCAGGTGTAAATCTGGGGGAAAACCTAATAATTTTTGCATACTTAGAGTAAATAACACTACTCTTGTTTTATATACGTCCAGCCACAGACCAGGGCGGCAGAAAAATACTCGAGGTGTCACTTATGGTGTCACTCATGGTCACACTGTGCTGTGCATGGATGGAGTTGTTGTTTGCAAGTGTACGAGCGTGTTCAGCCTCCCCTTAACTTAAAAAACCCAGCATAGTGTCTCCAAGAGATGGCACTAGTGCAAAATGTTACTGAAAGTCGTATTTtagtctttaaaacaaatcattCATGTCTGAACACCAGTGAGTGCTGCAAAGGGGAGGAAACGGTGGTGGAATTGGCAGTGCTAATTTGTCAGtgtatttccttcctttgtctGCTTATCtctttcacaaaagaaaatgcctttctcCAACTAGTATTCGGACCCTAAGGCAGGTATGGGATGTGAAGCTACCTCAGAAGTGGTTTTGGTGGTCTGTGTTTCAGTCTAGTGTTGTTGCTGACCAGAAAAGATGGAACTTGAAATGTAGTGGTTTCCTTTGCTGTGTATCGTTTAAAGCCAAGGATGATATGGGAATTATGAGTATACTTCATGAGGTCACGATGGGCCACGGTGGCCAGCACACGGGGCTGAATGAACACAGTTAGATGGTTGGATTGCAGCCAGCTGCATTCTTTAGGCGTTATGGTCTGTGTCACTGCTGGGTGCAATTGAACTGCTGACCACTGAGGAACCCGAGCCAAGTAAATTCCAAATTTTCCAATAGCTTTGTCCTGGAAATAAAATCAGCCTGAATAAAATCCAGCTTctcaaaaacagaaaaaaaaaaaagaaagtaaacaaaGCCCAAAGCACACTTTTAGTTTGCTAAATGCCACTGGGGTGTTCTGATTTCTGGAAGGTGCAATCGGGTCCCTAACCTCCCGTTAGGAATGCGCTGCCAGGTTTTACAGCCTGTGTGGAAAGGATTGGTCTAAACATGTGGTGCCATCCTCCTCTGATCTGCCCACATACTCCTCCccattttttttcactcttccattgagaaaatgcaaatgtagttcccctctcctctttccctcctttaTTCACATAAGCCTGAGCAGAGAGGATGCTACGTCTGAAATGCAACAGGGCTGACCCAGAGCTGGCAATATCAGCCACTTTTTTAACCTCTTTCTTGActagaaatcttttaaaaggaCAATTTATTTTAGGATCATGCAATGACAACATAGTAATTAATAATGCTGAACGGTGCATGGTGCAGGAAGCTTACAAACTGATGCACAGTGGGCAAATATTGccttagggaagaaaaaacatccaTTAGACTGAGAGAGATTGTGAAATATATGCTAGTTTGGACACTGGGAGAGGAATATGCAAAAGGAGGTGAATGGGAGATCTTCAGTAGGAAGTAGATGTCAAACTGCCATGTGTGCTTAGGGGATTTGTAATCTAAATACAGTGATAGAATCTATAGTGGTAACAATCACTAGTGATTTTTTCTTCACCTGGCTGCCTGATTGAGATTGACATCACATTTAAATGATAGTAGTAACTGCTTTCCCTAAGAGGGATCTTTTGAGTGGTAAGGATGAGAACTCCTTTTCACAGGACATTTCAGAAAAGTGAAGGGAACcagatgaggaagaggaggcagctagcaagaaaacaaatattttctaggAAGATGTGGCAGGGTGGGCATTGGAGATTGCCAAGGAAGCATGTTTGGAATAACATGAGGCTTTTGAGAGATTGGTGTGGGTCACCATCACCTGCCTGAGTCCTGCTTGTcccattatttttccctgttcaGCTACCTGATCCAGGTTTTGTGCCAGCATCTTGCCCTTCTCTCTGGTCAGACTTCTATTTCAGGTTATGGGGCTTGAGGGAAAATAAGACGGAAGCTAAAGACAAAATAGAGGTAGAGGAGTATGTGGTTGAGATGATCTGTCCCAAGGTTCAACAGGATATGAAATTTTCAGATTCAGAAAAGGGGTGTGAGCCTGTATTTCTTGGTGACCTGTACTTAACAGCACCCAGTTAGAAAATGATACAGAGAATTCAGCTTCAAATGATCATTTATGGTGTGGGAAGGCAGTAAGATTTGTGGCAGTAAAACCTGGTTCAGCCAACTTCGTTAGTTGGGTTGCTTTCTGCTGAATCCAGGATATCTTTTGCTGCCACTGGAGCAATTGTTTGTCTTCACCTTTTTCCTATATCTATATTTCAGGATCCTTTCATAGCTTTTCATCTTGACAAGACACTAGTAAGAAAGTACATGCGCCCACTCTTGATTGGGGAACTGGCACCAGATCAACCCAGCTTTGAGCCCAGCAAGAATGTAAGTATCTTAAAAACTTAGTATTTGGGTTGAAATGGTGCTATTTAACTTCTCTTAGTGGCAGCCAGAATTCCCTGTACATAAACCAATAGTATTTCCTGGAATCATGTGCTGCTCCAAGGCTTCCCTTTTATGTCACTATTAGTAGACTTAAAGGGTTGTCTCCAGGCAACCCTCAGCTTTTCCCTGTTGTCACAGTAACATCTTGAGAGGGGAAACTGAGCCCCTCTTTGAGTTCCTGAGGCATTTTCAGGTCAGCAGGTACTCTTGGATCTCCCCACAGAAACAGCTGGTAGAAGATTTCCGTGAACTCCGTGCAACTGTTGAGAAGATGGGGCTTCTCAAACCCAACCACATGTTTTTCATCCTGTATCTCTGCCACATTTTGGCATTGGATGTTGCAGCCTGGCTCACCATCTGGTATTTTGGAGCATCCACAgtgcctttcctcttctctgcagtgcttCTAGGCACTGTCCAGGTAAGCAGCTAGGCAAAAAGAAGccccagaagcagcaaaagccaACCCTTTGAGACTTCAGTGCTCATTGCCATAAGCACAGGAGAAATCTTTGTGGACTTCCCAAAATCCTGCTTCTCCCTGAAGGGGCAAAATTATAGTGTCACAACATGCTTCTTCAGTAGAGCAGGCTTTgccctgctttttccttcctgtagtCCATCAAAGCCCTCCTTATTCCCAGCCTTCTTCATACAATGAAAGCCATGCTACGCTTCTGAGGTCTCTTGTGCCCAGAACTCCAAAGCACTATGCTGCAGCCAAGCCACAGTGTTCCCATGGGAACTTAGAGTGACTTAGAGGAGAGGGCAGAGCAGCGCTCAAAGCCCCAGCTATTTCTCCAGTGGCCAGCTGATCCCCTTGGAATTACAAGTACTcggaggaggcagcagcaaacTGCTCCTTAAAGGAGACTTTGTTGCTGATTTCAGTGCAGTTTTGTAAGAgaataaatgctgtttctgagctccatggctttttattttgttgtttttccatgatttttcccttcctcatgAAAACAACTATCTGTGACTAAAAGTCATTAGGCAAAGTTTGGACTGCACTGGTATATAATAAAAGAGAAGTGTTTGGATTGGGTCCTAGAAGTGGAAATGCTCTTGCTATCCAGGGGTATGTTGCAAGGAGCGTgggagcaggagaagagaaagcccTTTTCAGATGCAGAGCCTTCTgactcttcttttcctcccgcagcactgtttgttttgttgttgtttttaaattccaGGCCCaagctggctggctgcagcatgATTTTGGACACCTTTCAGTCTTTAGCAAGTCCAGATGGAATCACTGGGTGCACAAGTTTGTGATCGGCCATCTGAAGGTGGGTATTCAGTGCTGAGAGGGATTGTTAGAGTCTTGCCTGGGATGCTCTGCAGTCAAAACTAATCTCAGTataagaagaaagcaaatgcaaatgcGGAGGGAGGACTAAGGGCAGAAGATACAACTTCTTCACAGCACTCTCTTCTCACTTCCTACAGGGAGCACCAGCCAGCTGGTGGAATCACCTCCACTTCCAACACCACGCAAAACCCAACTGCTTCCGAAAGGACCCTGATGTTAACATGCACCccttattttttgctttgggaaaaacACTCTCTGTAGAGGTGAGACCTGATGAAAGCTGGGAGGTTGCAGGGTTAGGATTCCAATTtggaaagctgcagagagcttGGAGATTAGTGACCAGTTGGTTTGGTCAATGAGCTGTCTGTAATTCAGGAATTTAGAGAAGACTCACCTTGGTTCAATACCTCTGAGATATTTATActcttaaaaatagaagttatttttgctatgttttaaaataagaatgaaatatttgtcaCAATTATGAGTTCATACTTCTCTGATGAGAGACTTGCAGCTGTATGAAGATAAGGTTGCAAATAGTTCTCTTTATCAAGATCAGCTTGACATTGTAGTGGTTTGGGAGATGAAACAAGGGATGACAAGCAACGACTAGTCTCAGTCTGACAGTGGGTGTCAGACTGGATCCCATGTGGAGTCCAGCTCTATTTGTGGTACAACTCTGAAGTTAACTGAATGGCTTTAGTGTTTGCCAGTCCTTTTAAAAATTGGTTACATGAATTCATGGTGTCACCTGGCTTAAATGCTCTGATTTGCATTGAAATTAAGGGTGGGCTGCTGTTTGGAGTTGGTTTGGACATGTACAGGGATACAATGGAATTCCTCAAGGAAGTCAGTGACATGATCTGTTCTGTTTATACAATGAACACTGACAAATCAGCAGTCTCAGAGGGAGGATAATGTATCCACCCCTGTTCCTTTGGACACAGTTTAATGTCTAGATgctcatttctgttctttggagACTAATTGCAAGTAGGTGTGAGTTCTGCACATGGTCACAGTTCATCTTTATTAATAGTAtcatagatttttcttcttttcagaagctCTGTATTGGCAGCCAACTGTTCCCACGGCCTCATGTGGGTTTTGATTTAAGTGTTGTTAGACAACTGTGCCCTCTGTAGGGAAAGAGCTTCCAGTGCACGTTACTGTCTGTGGTGCAAGGGGGCTACCCAGCCTCTTGTGCATCCGAGGCAGGGATGGAAAATCATCACAGACTGAAGTTCCAGGGGATGATGAAGACAGTGGCATGGTTTGATAGGACATCTCTTTTAAAGCTTAGGAGGTATCTAAGTACGCATTGCTTCAAAAGCATAGGTAGGAGTGTGTGCACGGATGTCTTTAGCTGTCTTCACAGTCTGATTTGCTTATTTTAACAGCTTGGtgtacaaaagaagaaattcatgCCTTATAACCACCAGCACAAGTACTTCTTCTTCAGTGAGTAACCCTACCCTTTCACAGTTCTATGGACAGCATTTATTCAGCCCTTTCCATTTCCAGTCCATTTCACTGGGATAAAAGGGCACAGTTAATGTCTCTGCAATCTATTTCTCCACTCTAGTTGGTCCTCCAGCTCTGGTGCCTCTCTACTTCCAGTGGTACATATTCTACTTTGTGGTACAGCGGAAACAGTGGGTGGTAAGTCAGCTCCATGTTGCAAATGGTGCCTTCTCCTTGTTTTATGGATACATTTCAGTGCAAGAAATTGgccattctttttctttgttttcccaaacCAATACAATAAAAACTTATGGgcacagaaaaaagggaaaagtagcAGAAatcagggatgggatggaggaggaTTCAGTGCCATTTTGCAAAATTACTTATTAAAAATCAAGTAGCCTTCAGGTAGCCTAAAACTGAATCCTCACAGTTCAATGTGAAGTGGAATACAGGATGTGTAGTAGACTTTCAGAGTTGTTAGGAAGATAGTTTGTTAGGGGAAAATCTGGGGCTTTGAGGAATAGCATGATTTTTAGAGACTttagaaaaaaggcagagaaaaggtgTCTCTTCTCTGAGATGTGGGGGTTAGAGACAAGGCATCTTGCAGTTTTATTCTTACCTGGGAGGTGGGATAGTTAGGAGAAAATGAATATGAGGGAAATAAGAGATTGCAAGACATGTGAAGAGGAACAAGAAAGGATGAGATGAAGGTAAACCAGAGCTCTTTAGTCTTTTAATTGGctagggttttggttttctcactgtttgctttctctttagaTCTAGAGGAAAATATGTTGTTTTAGAGCATGACCTCTATAGTATTTGCCCTGACCAGGATAATTCCCAAGCATGGGGAtggcaggaggtggctgtgTGTCAGATTGTTTTGTGATGGGGTTGGTGGGGGGAAATCTATCAGTAGAAGATATCCTGGAAGGTTTTAAAGGAAGCCAGTAGGTCTTCCTCTTAATGAAGTTTTATCTGTTCCCTATGCTACAGGACCTGGCCTGGATGCTGACTTTCTACATCCGATTCTTTCTCACCTACTTTCCCTTGCTGGGGGTGAAGGGTATCCTGGGGCTTCATCTATTAGTCAGGTATCATTCAACTTCTAAttcctccattttctttatctgaTTTATATCGATCCTTGGTGTCAGCTTTTCTTCAGCCTCCTGCTTATCTTGTCTCATCGGCTCTCTTCTGTCTCTTTATGCCTTTTAGCAAGACAGAGGTTATTGTCTGTCAAGCATTGTCTGTCTTCAGAAGGTGTGTGCAGGGTTCCTGCTGTTCATCTTGTCAAGTGTTGACTAGCTTGTATGTGTACAAGTGTTTTGTACTGACTTGTTACAGCATAAGTGTGAGATCAGTaatggttttgtgtgtgtttgtatgcaCAGGTTTATAGAGAGCAACTGGTTTGTCTGGATTACACAAATGAATCACATCCCAATGCACATTGATTATGATAAGAACGTGGACTGGTTCTCTACCCAGGTAAGACTTTCTTTCCAGAGACCTGTGACTTCAAAGTTAAGAAGTTACAGTTTTGGGTATGTAATGCCCAAGAGAGCTGATCACAGAAGTGATGGGAACTGAGAGAGGAAAACGTAAGTAGCTTATGCTCACCATGTGGAGTGGGTGATTAGTGCAAAGAGAGAAGGTGCAGAGGTGGGAGGGAGGCTTCAAATGCCccaatgaaaataattagagATGCTACAATGCTCTTCAAATAGAGATCTTTCCATGCATGAAGAATCCACATCGCTCTGTGTACTCTGTTTTATTATAGTTCTGAAGTCATTACACAagtttttttaagtgaaaaggGTGAATAGTGGTTGTTGTGGCTTATCTCACTGGGGAAGTCAAGGCTGTTCTCCTAAATTATGTCCCTAACAATCGTATATCACAGCATGGCCATCTCGTGTTGACTGGAGATAGCTTTTTGAGTTTCTGTATTCAGCCAGAAGGCATGTGATAATGAGGAACTTGTGCCTGTTTACCGTTGTTTGGCATATGTAAGAGAAAAGATATTCCCAAAACAACTtaaatgttactgtattttttcctttcagctccagGCAACCTGTAATGTTCAACAGTCCCTATTCAATGACTGGTTTAGTGGACATCTGAACTTCCAAATCGAGCATCAGTGAGTTGAAGCATGGGTTGGGGATGTGAGGGAATTTCAAGGAGTGCTAGTTCCACTAGGTCTGAAAAGCCTACAAGGTTCCTGTGTCTCTATCAGCTAATACAAGAACAAAAGATAATGTGGGTAAATACTGTGCTTTTTATGTGGGGATGGAATGGGAACTCCAAGTGATGGGTCAGAATATTTTTGGAGCACTGCTTAGCACCGACACCACTTCACATATGAGTAGCATGGCACAGGAGTGAAAATTACCAGCCTCCCAGGCAGGATAGGTCCTGACTGCATTGGCATGAGAGGGACCACTGCAGAGCACTGATGGCTTTGGGTACAAGGGGAGGTTGAGGCACTCCCAGGCTTAGGCACAGAAGAAGAACAGGAATTCTATGGGATGTTGATGGATGCCATTGGATCACCATATTCTTTTCCCACAGCCTTTTTCCTACAATGCCTCGACACAACTACTGGAAGGTGGCTCCTCTGGTGAAGTCCCTGTGTGCCAAACATGGAATTGAGTACAAATGCAAGCCATTGCTCACCGCCTTTGCAGACATAGTGTAGTATGTATCAACCCACTGCATTCCCTAAGGGAAGGGTTTTCCGGTATTCCAGAGTGAATAAGTGAGGGTCATGGGAAGAGGAGGGGCAGATAGCTTGGATCACAGAAGCTCTGTAAAGAGCTGTAGACAGTGTAAGATGACTgtgaaagagctggaaaactgTTCAGCCATGCTGCTGGTTCCAGTAGCAGCAGATGGAAGGTGTCAGTAGG
Encoded proteins:
- the LOC115606142 gene encoding acyl-CoA (8-3)-desaturase-like isoform X2, coding for MRPLLIGELAPDQPSFEPSKNKQLVEDFRELRATVEKMGLLKPNHMFFILYLCHILALDVAAWLTIWYFGASTVPFLFSAVLLGTVQAQAGWLQHDFGHLSVFSKSRWNHWVHKFVIGHLKGAPASWWNHLHFQHHAKPNCFRKDPDVNMHPLFFALGKTLSVELGVQKKKFMPYNHQHKYFFFIGPPALVPLYFQWYIFYFVVQRKQWVDLAWMLTFYIRFFLTYFPLLGVKGILGLHLLVRFIESNWFVWITQMNHIPMHIDYDKNVDWFSTQLQATCNVQQSLFNDWFSGHLNFQIEHHLFPTMPRHNYWKVAPLVKSLCAKHGIEYKCKPLLTAFADIVYSLKDSGELWLDAYLHK
- the LOC115606142 gene encoding acyl-CoA (8-3)-desaturase-like isoform X1; the protein is MEDPAAAPALRRFTWEEIGERNGRGQAPQERWLVIERKVYDISHFCRRHPGGSRVISHYAGQDATDPFIAFHLDKTLVRKYMRPLLIGELAPDQPSFEPSKNKQLVEDFRELRATVEKMGLLKPNHMFFILYLCHILALDVAAWLTIWYFGASTVPFLFSAVLLGTVQAQAGWLQHDFGHLSVFSKSRWNHWVHKFVIGHLKGAPASWWNHLHFQHHAKPNCFRKDPDVNMHPLFFALGKTLSVELGVQKKKFMPYNHQHKYFFFIGPPALVPLYFQWYIFYFVVQRKQWVDLAWMLTFYIRFFLTYFPLLGVKGILGLHLLVRFIESNWFVWITQMNHIPMHIDYDKNVDWFSTQLQATCNVQQSLFNDWFSGHLNFQIEHHLFPTMPRHNYWKVAPLVKSLCAKHGIEYKCKPLLTAFADIVYSLKDSGELWLDAYLHK